The genomic region CCCCGACTACCTGAAGCGGTCCCGCTGGTTCCAGGGGAAGAGCCGGATCATCGTCCGCTTCTCCGTGATCGAGAAGATTCCAGTGCCGGTCAACAGCTCCTCCGTGATCCTCACCCTTTTGGAGGTGAGCTACAGCGAGGGGGCGCCGGAGGTCTACCTGCTGCCGCTGCACTTCGCCCCCATGGACGGGGGAGGCGAGACGATCCTCACGGAGGCGCCGGCCGCCGCCGTCTGCAAGCTGCGCATCGGAGAGAAGGTCGGGGTCCTCTACGACGGTACCTACAACTCCCATTTCCGCTGGACCCTGTTCGAGATGATCTGGCGCCGCAAGGCGATCCGCACCGACAGCGGCAGGCTCTCCGGGCGAGCCGCCTCCGGGATGGGAGCCCTCATGGAAGGGAAGGAGCCTCCCTTCGTCTCCCAGGTGGGGAAATCGGAACAGAGCAACACCTCGGTGCTCTTCGACAAGCACTTCTTCTTGAAGCTGTACCGGCGCCTGGAAGAGGGGGCGCATCCGGAGGTCGAGATCGGGAGGTTCCTCTCGGAGCGGATCCATTTCCAGTACGTGGCGCCCCTGGCCGGGACCATCGATTACCGGCGCTCCGGGCAGGAGCCGGTTGCCATCGGGATGCTGCAGGCCTTCGTCCCCAACCAGGGGGACGCCTGGGCTTTCACTCTCGGGGAGGCGGGGCAGTTCGTCGACCGCGTGCTGGCCCATCGCGAGGAGGCGAAGGAATCAGGGAGTCCCGCAGTCACCCAGCCGGACACGGCGTCCGCCGGCTTCTCCGCGGTGCTCCTCGACCTGATCCAGGGTTTGTACCCGGAGATGGTGGCCCTGATCGGGAAACGCACGGCGGAACTGCACCTGGCCCTTTCCTCCCGCAGCGACGACCCCTCCTTCGCGCCGGAGCCCTTTGCGTTTCTGTACCAGCGCTCGGTGTACCAGTCGATGCGCAGCCGCACCAGGAAGGTCTTCGACCTCTTACGCCGGAACCTGGGCCGGATCCCGGAGGAACTTGTGCAGGAGGCCGAGGCGCTCCTGGGGCTGGAGCCGGAGGTGCAGGCGGCCCTGCAGAAGTTCACCGTCAGCAAGTTCTCCGCCATGAAGACGCGGGTGCACGGCGACTACCACCTGGGGCAGCTCCTCTACACCGGGGACGACTTCCTGATCATGGACTTCGAAGGGGAACCGGTGAAATCCCTGGGGGAGCGAAGGATCAAGCAGTCGCCGCTTCGGGACGTGGCGGGGATGGTCCGCTCCTTCGAATACGCGGGTCACGCGGTGCTCATGCAGAGGCCCCAGGTCCGGGACGAGGACGTGGCCTTCCTGCAGCCGTGGATCCAGGCCTGGTGCCGGTACAACTCCTCTATTTTCCTTGCCTCCTACCAGAAGGGGGTGGAAGGATCCTGCTTCATGCCCGATAACCCGCAGGACGTGGAGACCATGCTGCGCTGCTTCATGCTGGACAAGGCGGTCTACGAGCTGGGGTACGAGCTGAACAACCGCCCGGACTGGGTCTCGATCCCGCTGCGGGGGATAATGAACCTGCTGGCGTCGGATAAGAGCGTTCCGAGGCAGGAGGGGCAATGATGGAGAGGCGCGGGGGTGTTGATGCAACCTAGCTTCTCCTTGCCGCATTTGAACGGGTGGGAGGCCGTCGTCACAGCAGGCGCGGTGCTGCTGGCGACGCTTTTGACGGCCGTGGTGCTGAACAGGCTCTTTTTCCACTTGGCCGCCGGTTTAGCCCGCAGGACGGGGCACCCCCTGGCCCTTTTCCTCGTCGATCGCCTGCGTCTGCCGTCCCGCCTGCTGGTTCCACTTTTGGCGCTCATCCTGGTCCTTCCCTCCCTCAATCTCGCGGCTGTTGCCCAGGCGAGTGCGGAGCACCTGCTCACCCTGGTCTTCATCGCCGCGCTAGCCTGGCTCGCCACCGGCGTCATCCTGGCCTCTCGGGATTACCTCCTCACCCGTTACGGCAACAACGGCAGCGACGATTACAAGGCCCGCGCCCTGGAAACCCAGCTCACCGTGGCAGTCCGGATCGTGGTGGTACTCGTCGTCGTGGTGGCGCTCGCGGCGATGCTGATGACCTTCGCCGCCATCCGCAGCCTTGGCATGAGCATCCTGGCCTCGGCGGGAATCGTCGGCATCACGGTCGGGTTTGCCGCCCAGCGCAGCATCGCGACCCTTTTCGCGGGGCTGCAGATCGCGGTCACCCAGCCGATCCGGATCAACGACGTGGTGCTGGTTGAGGGGGAGTACGGAAACATCGAGGAGATAACGCTGACCTACGTGGTGGTTAAGATCTGGGACCAGCGCAGGCTCCTGGTTCCGGTGACCTACTTCCTGGAGAAGCCGTTCCAGAACTGGACCCGGCGCTCCTCGGAACTTTTGGGGACGGTCTTCTTCCAGGCGGACTTCTCGCTTCCGGTGGAGCGGGTGCGGCAGCAACTGCACGAGATACTGTTGGCATCCAAGAAGTGGGATGGGCGGGTCTGGAGCCTGCAGGTGACGAACGCTACGGAGAGGAGCATTGAGCTGCGAGCCCTGATGAGCGCGTCCGATGCCCCTTCCGTCTGGGACCTGCGCTGTGAGGTGCGGGAGAAGCTGCTTCATTTCATGCTGGACACCTTCCCGGAGAGCCTACCCAAGGCCCGGGCCTATCTCAGCTCCGACCGGACCGATTGAGCGATCTGCGATGGACTTCCCCCTCCCTGACCCTCCCCATCCGGGGGAGGGAAGCCTTTAGCCGCCGGTGCACGCAGGATCTTTCCGCTCCTGCATAGCCGATGAAGCCACTTCCCTTTTTACTTTTTTAACTGCGCTTCTCGTCTTTTTCTTCCTTCATCTCCTCGTTCACGTCCTCGCGGGGCGCGCTCACCTCTCCCGCCACCTTCTCGCCCGGCTTCTTCCCCTCCGCGGAGCTGTGCTCGATGACGGAGTTGATCACCGCGCCGGCCAGGATGATGAGCCCGGTCAGGTAAAGCCAGAGCAGCAGCACGATGACGGCACCGATGCTGCCGTAGGTCTTGTCGTAGGAGCCAAAGTTGTTGATGTAGTAGGAGAAAGCGAGTGACATCACGATCCAGCTCGGGATGGCGATCACGGCGCCGGGGCTGATCCAGACCCACTGGTGCTCCACGTCGGGGGTGAAATAGTAAATGACGGCGATGGCGAGTATGAGGACGAACAGGGTGACCGGTACCAGGGCTGCGAACCAGACCACCTTGAAGGCGCCGCCGAAGTTGATCAGTCCTGCCACGTAGTCGCCGATCTGGTTGCCGAACATGAGCGCCGCCATCGCCAGCAGGAACAGCAACGAGAGGCCGACGACCAGCCCGATGGCGATCAGGCGCACCTTCCAGAAGGGGCGCCCTTCCTTGACGTCATAGAGGTTGTTCATGGCGTCCATGACGGAGACGATGGCGTTGGATGAGGCCCAGAGCGCGAGCACGATCCCGGTCGAGAGGAGTCCTTGCTTCTTGTTGGTGAAAAGGGCCTGGATGTTGTCCTTGATCAGCGCGAAGGTTTCGCCGGGAAGGAACCTGGACGCGTTGTCCAGCACGTACTCCAGCAGGTGCGGGACCGGCAGGTACGCGATCAGCGTGGTCAGGAAGAGGAGGAAGGGAAAGGAGGCGAACAGGAAGTAGTAGGCCATGGCGGCGGCGTGCTCGGGGCAGTCCTCCTCGGAGAACTTCTTGTAGGCCCTTTTTGCCAATTCCTTGTAGCTCGTGTCGCCCAGCTTGAAGTATCTGCGCAGTGAGATCATGGTCGACTCCTTGATGAGGTCACCCTGCCACCTTGCGGGGCAAGGGTTAGCTACCCTCCTACGATGGTCCCGCCGTTTGGATGCAAAACTTGGCCGGTCATGTAGGAGCCACCTTCGGAGGCGAGGAAGACGTAGCTGTGGGCCACTTCCACCGGCTGCCCCGCCCGCTTCAAAAGCACGTTGCCGCCGAACTGCTCGGTCTTCTCCTCCGGGAAGGTCCCGGGGATGAGCGGGGTCCAGATTGGACCGGGCGCCACGGCGTTCACCAGGATCCCCTTTTCGGCGAGCGACAGGGCGAGCGAGCGGGTGAAGGCGACGATGGCTCCTTTGGTGGAGGAGTAGTCGATAAGGTTGGGGTTTCCCTTGTAGGCGGTGACCGAGGTGGTGTTGATGATCCGGGAGCCCTCCTGCAGGTGCTTCAGCGCGGCCTTAACCAGGTAGAACTGCGCGAAGATATTGGTCCTGAAGGTCCGCTCCAATTGCTCTGAGGAAATCTCTTCGATCCCCTGGCAGTAATGCTGCTCGGCCGCGTTGTTCACCAGCAGGTCCAGCTTGCCGAACGCCCCCACAGTTTTGTTGACTATGTCGAGGCAGAACTGCTCCTGCCCCACGTCCCCCCTGAAAGCGAGGCAGCGTACCCCCTCGCGCTCCACGATGTCGCGGGTCTCTTTCGCGTCCTGGTCTTCCTCCAGGTAGCAGAAGGCGATGTTGGCCCCCTCGCGGGCGAAAGCGATGGCGACGGCCCGGCCGATGCCGCTGTCGCCGCCGGTGATGAGGGCGGTTTTCCCCTGCAGCTTCCCGGACCCACGGTATTCGAACTCGCCGCTTTGCGGCCTGGGTGTCATCTCGGCTTCTTTTCCCGGTTGCGCCTGGCGCTGCGGCGGGAACTTCTTTTCTTCCTCGGTCGGCATCTGGTATCTCCTTTGGACTGCGGTCGGGTCACGCGGAGGCCGGTTCGCTCTTCTGGGCGGCGTGCTCCGGTTTAAGCGCGATCTTGATGCAGGAATCCTGCTTCTTCACGAAGGTGCGGTACCCCTCCGGCGCGTCCTCGAGCGACATCCTGTGGGTGATGATGGATGAGGGATCGATCTGCTGCTCGGCGACCAGCTTTACCAGGTGCGGGAGGTACTTGTGCACGTGGGCCTGCCCTCCCCGGAGCGTGAGCCCCTTGGCGAAGATGGCTCCCATCGGGAACTTGTCGATGAACCCGCTGTAGACCCCGGTGATGGAAAGGGTCCCCCCCTTGCGGCAAGCCTTCACCAGCTGGCGCAGCGCCGAGGCCCGGTCGGTCTCCAGGTGCAGCGTCTGCTTCACCAGATCGTAGACGTCCTCGATGCCGGTGCCGCGTGCTTCGAGCCCCACCGCGTCGATGCAGGAGTCGGGGCCGCGGCCGCCGGTCATGTTCTGCAGCTGCTCGGCCACGTCCACTTCCTCGTAGTTGAGCACCTCCGCCTGGCACTGGCTGTGCGCCATCTGCAGGCGGTCGGGGAAGCGATCGATGCCGATCACCCGCTCGGCCCCGAGAAGCTTGGCCGATTTCATGGCCAAAAGCCCAACCGGTCCGCACCCCCAGACGGCGACTGTGTCGCCCGGATTGATGTTGCAGTAGACCGCGGCCTGGTAGCCGGTGGGCATGATGTCCGTTAACAGCACCACCTGCTCGTACGGTATCCCGTCCGGTATCTTCTCGAGCCCCACGTCGGCGAAGGGAACCCGGACATACTCGGCCTGGCCGCCCGCGTACCCCCCGTAGAGATGGGAGTAACCGAAGATCCCGCCGCCGGTGTCGCCGTAGATATGCTCCATCATCCAGGAATTGGGGTTCGAGTTGTCGCAAAGCGACCAGAGCTCATGCTTGCAGTACCAGCACGCGCCGCAGCTGATGGGAAAGGGGACTATCACGCGGTCGCCGACCCTGAAGCGGGTGACGGCGGGACCCGCGGCGACGATCTCGCCCACGAACTCGTGCCCCAGGATGT from Citrifermentans bremense harbors:
- a CDS encoding mechanosensitive ion channel family protein, whose translation is MQPSFSLPHLNGWEAVVTAGAVLLATLLTAVVLNRLFFHLAAGLARRTGHPLALFLVDRLRLPSRLLVPLLALILVLPSLNLAAVAQASAEHLLTLVFIAALAWLATGVILASRDYLLTRYGNNGSDDYKARALETQLTVAVRIVVVLVVVVALAAMLMTFAAIRSLGMSILASAGIVGITVGFAAQRSIATLFAGLQIAVTQPIRINDVVLVEGEYGNIEEITLTYVVVKIWDQRRLLVPVTYFLEKPFQNWTRRSSELLGTVFFQADFSLPVERVRQQLHEILLASKKWDGRVWSLQVTNATERSIELRALMSASDAPSVWDLRCEVREKLLHFMLDTFPESLPKARAYLSSDRTD
- a CDS encoding YihY/virulence factor BrkB family protein; translation: MISLRRYFKLGDTSYKELAKRAYKKFSEEDCPEHAAAMAYYFLFASFPFLLFLTTLIAYLPVPHLLEYVLDNASRFLPGETFALIKDNIQALFTNKKQGLLSTGIVLALWASSNAIVSVMDAMNNLYDVKEGRPFWKVRLIAIGLVVGLSLLFLLAMAALMFGNQIGDYVAGLINFGGAFKVVWFAALVPVTLFVLILAIAVIYYFTPDVEHQWVWISPGAVIAIPSWIVMSLAFSYYINNFGSYDKTYGSIGAVIVLLLWLYLTGLIILAGAVINSVIEHSSAEGKKPGEKVAGEVSAPREDVNEEMKEEKDEKRS
- a CDS encoding SDR family oxidoreductase produces the protein MPTEEEKKFPPQRQAQPGKEAEMTPRPQSGEFEYRGSGKLQGKTALITGGDSGIGRAVAIAFAREGANIAFCYLEEDQDAKETRDIVEREGVRCLAFRGDVGQEQFCLDIVNKTVGAFGKLDLLVNNAAEQHYCQGIEEISSEQLERTFRTNIFAQFYLVKAALKHLQEGSRIINTTSVTAYKGNPNLIDYSSTKGAIVAFTRSLALSLAEKGILVNAVAPGPIWTPLIPGTFPEEKTEQFGGNVLLKRAGQPVEVAHSYVFLASEGGSYMTGQVLHPNGGTIVGG
- a CDS encoding zinc-dependent alcohol dehydrogenase; amino-acid sequence: MRAVCWHGKQDVRVDTVPDPEIVQKGDVIVKVALTCICGSDLHLYNGYVPTMKKGDILGHEFVGEIVAAGPAVTRFRVGDRVIVPFPISCGACWYCKHELWSLCDNSNPNSWMMEHIYGDTGGGIFGYSHLYGGYAGGQAEYVRVPFADVGLEKIPDGIPYEQVVLLTDIMPTGYQAAVYCNINPGDTVAVWGCGPVGLLAMKSAKLLGAERVIGIDRFPDRLQMAHSQCQAEVLNYEEVDVAEQLQNMTGGRGPDSCIDAVGLEARGTGIEDVYDLVKQTLHLETDRASALRQLVKACRKGGTLSITGVYSGFIDKFPMGAIFAKGLTLRGGQAHVHKYLPHLVKLVAEQQIDPSSIITHRMSLEDAPEGYRTFVKKQDSCIKIALKPEHAAQKSEPASA